One region of Ptychodera flava strain L36383 chromosome 3 unlocalized genomic scaffold, AS_Pfla_20210202 Scaffold_27__1_contigs__length_13241970_pilon, whole genome shotgun sequence genomic DNA includes:
- the LOC139126177 gene encoding uncharacterized protein has translation MSIIPMEVSYRHKETSMPADPDVVIISPDATGKQHCGNEVERQLSVSHHDQCGETVEINDNSVSNKHMMKVFPVHKLETQTNTAVEKTNFHQTNSNQASNKKDASSSHDLDSVNEHTGSLYKNAELDKTVIGSDSQCGNDNRQNRSMEGRMDIAVNANTADHIAGHNPVTCDNLQSGKDQSHQEPYDTRQQINQVLLKYKTILPSVPVSASQNEAVFTSTNRKRKVPPYLQRPFKRRLHEEAITRLSDTLDNSRTLTMVSSPQTQSTIANVYNIQNPMYMSTGNALPSQCNLTNTVPLPAASKPAILQFPMMTSMISAGQDAISSVNSTAAVSMTTCSNSLVNTAMVLPINKFQYMHPRNVIAPVQTLGTTVSVPNQSSGNLSPSTNAQMIKVVKVVGNQIIPEVPTGIQSQSMPRHAIVTTCTYTSPNIVNTPTTAANLMTTSASTSYNIIMSGSKTTEGLNNSTNAKMMTYQSPVTPITVDHAHHMASTIIDSSIVKTLSTNTSMAITVTDSNTVSVSNKCKDMVICREDNNVSDKPSAVNVLTCASTKTATISQPSMNPLSCRETSLPNTVTCAVEESLKAESFIDKSSPDLCKLDSFDPPSCANSNQTSIPNSNLSPSLPRLKFAEQGAKQVQQRLRKLLALQKQPESWKEDVDSLKGIDSTLSVTSSDSACSVSTSTVKPQMNNSVSNDVIHSPMNNDVSSSWIHPSDNKNDSVSAIHLAMKDGVTTVHPTIGNVQLRFRKFPVQRIHVKSVIQKNEVDAQKGACAALPMTASDSACSVVTGKVDPPMSNSVSSSAIHQPMKDGVTTGAVHPIMDNVQQRCRKLLAERIHVRSQMQKNEVDVRKGSCAALPVTSSDYVCSFSTSIVDSPISNSFSSSAIHPPMKKVKTALPVTSSDSACSVVTGTVDPPMSNSVSSSAIHQPMNIVKTTTVVSTMTPIMTTHSLRKSTASDVQLSPNTTMEKAKTTNKVMPKISPKTSSHLGNTGMRCIDPMVSGQTIQNVVTGMKTTVNPMTFQGANGPFQVIQINPTLNVFSQAIPSGITNQLIQTSSAGNPAPVLVPLSQVIAAMTGKVSQCDNCVLNQPVNTTVQTPHLGNICTPSLQIPVGYANVNMNAIIQPIVVSNTAPTVLNTGIPSSSITRLAHTSNTAVQLSVTDSVIYTHSSNIAVQSTTMNTGSYIVLNTGMQPNTTPSSTHSNSLITPIQPNTTPNSTHSNSLIIPMQPNTTPTSIHSNLLITPMQPNTKPSSTHSNSLITPMHPYTTPNSTHSNSLIIPMQPNTTPSSTHSNLLITPMQPNTTPSSIHSNSLITPMQPNTTPSSIHSNS, from the coding sequence ATGTCAATAATCCCAATGGAAGTCAGTTACAGACACAAAGAAACCAGCATGCCTGCAGATCCAGATGTTGTTATCATCTCTCCAGATGCAACAGGAAAACAGCATTGTGGGAATGAAGTGGAGAGACAGCTTAGTGTGAGTCATCATGATCAGTGTGGTGAAACTGTTGAAATCAATGACAATAGTGTGTCAAATAAACACATGATGAAAGTTTTCCCAGTTCACAAACTGGAAACTCAGACAAACACAGCTGTGGAAAAAACGAATTTCCATCAAACGAATTCAAATCAGGCAAGCAATAAGAAAGATGCATCTTCATCACATGATTTGGACTCAGTCAATGAACATACAGGTAGTTTGTACAAGAATGCAGAGTTAGACAAAACAGTCATTGGAAGTGACTCCCAATGTGGGAATGACAATAGACAGAACAGATCAATGGAAGGCAGAATGGACATAGCTGTGAATGCTAACACTGCAGACCATATTGCTGGTCATAATCCTGTGACCTGTGATAATTTGCAAAGTGGAAAAGATCAAAGTCATCAGGAACCATACGATACTAGACAACAAATCAATCAGGTCCTTTTAAAGTACAAGACAATTCTGCCAAGTGTGCCAGTGTCAGCATCGCAAAATGAGGCAGTTTTCACAAGTACAAATAGAAAGAGGAAAGTCCCTCCATATTTGCAAAGACCTTTCAAGAGAAGACTGCATGAAGAAGCAATTACGCGTCTGTCAGACACCCTGGATAACTCCAGAACACTAACAATGGTTTCATCACCACAGACTCAAAGCACGATAGCAAATGTGTACAATATACAAAACCCAATGTACATGTCAACTGGCAATGCACTGCCAAGCCAGTGCAATCTGACAAATACTGTACCGTTACCTGCTGCAAGCAAGCCAGCAATACTGCAGTTCCCCATGATGACATCAATGATATCCGCAGGACAAGATGCAATTTCATCTGTCAACAGTACAGCAGCAGTATCCATGACTACATGTAGCAATTCCTTGGTTAACACTGCCATGGTTCTTCCaataaacaaatttcaatacatgCATCCAAGAAATGTTATAGCTCCAGTACAAACACTGGGGACAACAGTCTCCGTCCCAAACCAATCTTCAGGAAACCTGTCACCTTCAACCAATGCCCAAATGATCAAAGTAGTAAAAGTAGTGGGCAATCAAATTATACCAGAAGTACCAACCGGAATACAAAGTCAATCCATGCCGCGCCATGCAATAGtcactacatgtacatacacatctCCTAATATTGTGAATACACCCAcaactgcagcaaatttgatgaccACATCAGCAAGTACCAGTTACAATATCATCATGAGTGGATCTAAAACTACTGAAGGACTTAACAATAGCACTAATGCAAAGATGATGACATACCAAAGCCCAGTAACTCCTATCACTGTCGACCACGCTCATCATATGGCATCCACAATCATTGACAGTAGCATTGTGAAAACTCTGAGCACCAACACATCAATGGCGATTACAGTTACCGACTCAAACACAGTGTCAGTGTCCAATAAATGCAAAGACATGGTCATATGCAGGGAAGATAATAATGTGAGTGATAAACCGAGTGCTGTGAATGTATTGACATGTGCATCTACCAAGACAGCAACCATCTCTCAGCCATCGATGAATCCCTTATCCTGTAGAGAAACATCACTACCCAACACAGTCACATGCGCAGTAGAAGAGTCACTAAAGGCTGAGAGTTTCATCGACAAGTCATCTCCGGATCTATGTAAACTGGATTCATTTGATCCACCAAGTTGTGCAAATTCAAACCAAACTTCAATTCCGAATTCCAATCTGTCTCCATCTCTCCCTCGTTTGAAATTTGCTGAGCAGGGTGCAAAACAAGTACAACAACGCCTGAGAAAACTACTTGCTTTGCAGAAACAGCCTGAAAGCTGGAAAGAGGACGTTGATTCATTAAAAGGTATTGATTCAACATTATCAGTGACATCTTCAGATTCTGCTTGTAGTGTTTCAACAAGTACAGTCAAACCACAAATGAACAACAGTGTTTCAAATGATGTAATCCATTCACCAATGAACAATGATGTTTCATCAAGTTGGATTCACCCTTCAGACAATAAAAATGATTCAGTGAGTGCAATCCATCTTGCAATGAAAGATGGTGTAACAACAGTCCATCCAACAATAGGCAATGTACAACTTCGCTTTAGAAAATTTCCTGTCCAACGGATACATGTAAAGTCTGTAATTCAGAAGAATGAAGTTGATGCACAGAAAGGTGCTTGTGCAGCCTTACCAATGACAGCATCAGATTCTGCATGTAGTGTTGTCACAGGTAAAGTGGATCCACCAATGAGCAATAGTGTGTCATCAAGTGCAATCCATCAACCAATGAAAGATGGTGTTACAACAGGTGCAGTCCATCCAATAATGGACAATGTACAACAGCGCTGTAGAAAACTTCTTGCCGAACGGATACATGTACGGTCTCAAATGCAGAAAAATGAAGTCGATGTACGGAAAGGTAGTTGTGCAGCGTTACCAGTGACATCATCAGATTATGTATGTAGTTTTTCTACAAGTATAGTTGATTCACCAATTAGCAACAGTTTTTCATCAAGTGCAATCCATCCACCAATGAAGAAAGTAAAAACAGCGTTACCAGTGACATCATCAGATTCTGCATGTAGTGTTGTCACAGGTACAGTGGATCCACCAATGAGCAATAGTGTGTCATCAAGTGCAATCCATCAACCAATGAacattgtgaaaacaacaacagtaGTATCCACCATGACTCCTATTATGACAACTCATAGTCTGAGAAAGTCCACTGCCAGTGATGTACAGCTCTCTCCAAATACTACCATGGAGAaagcaaaaacaacaaacaaagtgATGCCAAAGATTTCTCCAAAGACCAGCTCTCATCTTGGAAATACAGGAATGAGATGCATTGACCCAATGGTGTCTGGTCAGACCATCCAGAATGTTGTCACTGGAATGAAGACAACTGTCAATCCGATGACATTCCAGGGTGCCAATGGACCATTCCAGGTTATTCAGATCAATCCCACATTGAATGTTTTCAGCCAAGCTATACCATCAGGAATTACAAATCAGTTGATTCAGACTTCCAGTGCAGGGAATCCAGCCCCTGTGTTAGTGCCATTGTCACAAGTTATTGCAGCCATGACAGGCAAAGTGTCACAATGTGATAACTGTGTTCTCAACCAGCCTGTCAATACGACCGTACAAACACCGCACTTAGGAAATATTTGCACTCCAAGTCTTCAAATACCTGTGGGttatgcaaatgtaaacatgAATGCAATTATACAACCAATCGTAGTGAGTAACACAGCACCAACAGTTTTGAACACTGGCATTCCATCAAGTTCAATTACCAgacttgcacacacatccaatACTGCGGTGCAACTCAGTGTTACAGACAGTGTGATATACACACATTCATCAAACATAGCTGTGCAATCAACTACCATGAACACTGGTAGTTACATTGTCCTAAACACTGGCATGCAACCCAATACAACACCCAGCAGTACACATTCAAACTCGTTGATCACACCCATACAACCTAACACAACACCCAACAGTACACATTCAAACTCATTGATCATACCAATGCAGCCAAATACAACACCCACCAGTATACATTCAAACTTGTTGATCACACCCATGCAACCCAATACAAAACCCAGCAGTACACATTCAAACTCATTGATCACACCCATGCACCCCTATACAACACCCAACAGTACACATTCAAACTCATTGATCATACCAATGCAGCCCAATACAACACCCAGCAGTACACATTCAAACTTGTTGATCACACCCATGCAACCCAATACAACACCCAGCAGTATACATTCAAACTCATTGATCACCCCCATGCAACCCAATACAACACCCAGCAGTATACATTCAAACTCTTGA
- the LOC139126178 gene encoding uncharacterized protein, which yields MTNITCTQSSNSRTQCSVVNNANQRVLNTNAVTNTTLTTPFSITPNIVTGSIYSQPSYQAVQPNTMMLKTYTQSSNMVQRSQDTELSVTAMECNAVNCSTQKLTSTSTLTNTMTASTHMPCTFNATVQPNTVTCNTPTVLNTSQQPQAMTSHTSRQSSNTAMKINATDSSADTVLKNVEVQSTEIYSIMQKIAMEYALDPSESDQIQTATLPTSNPFNDSIYPTTTPKAMSISSAMPTLSTNTPVQSTSVNNIIQTSSPSSSQDRLDGQNQIKVEAWTDNKDLVDLRENPNPQIQNNNWVVVNVGGENIVVNEKDEEFPKSCDVIEQAVKSALNKDGTFETSIKTEVTMTTESSGESEMIAPLSSIKIKSEPD from the coding sequence ATGACCAACATTACATGCACACAATCATCAAATTCAAGGACACAATGCAGTGTTGTCAATAATGCAAATCAAAGAGTTTTAAACACCAATGCAGTGACCAACACTACACTCACAACGCCATTCAGCATAACACCTAACATAGTAACTGGTAGTATATACTCACAACCATCATACCAAGCTGTGCAACCCAACACAATGATGCTGAAGACTTACACACAATCATCCAACATGGTGCAGAGGAGCCAAGACACAGAGTTGTCCGTCACAGCCATGGAATGCAATGCAGTGAATTGTTCAACACAGAAACTGACCAGTACTAGCACACTGACCAACACGATGACAGCCAGTACACACATGCCATGCACTTTCAATGCTACTGTTCAGCCCAACACAGTGACTTGCAATACACCAACAGTCTTGAACACCAGCCAACAGCCACAGGCAATGACCAGCCATACAAGTAGACAGTCATCCAACACAGCCATGAAAATTAATGCTACAGACAGCTCCGCTGACACTGTTTTAAAGAATGTAGAAGTACAATCCACAGAAATCTACAGCATTATGCAAAAGATTGCAATGGAGTATGCCTTAGACCCATCAGAGTCTGATCAAATCCAAACAGCTACATTACCTACAAGCAATCCCTTTAATGACTCCATCTACCCAACCACAACACCCAAAGCAATGAGTATAAGTTCTGCTATGCCCACTTTATCAACAAATACACCAGTGCAATCCACATCAGTGAATAACATCATACAAACATCATCACCAAGCAGCAGTCAAGACAGGTTAGATGGTCAAAATCAAATTAAAGTTGAAGCCTGGACAGATAACAAAGATTTGGTTGACCTTCGTGAAAATCCAAACCCACAGATCCAGAATAACAATTGGGTGGTCGTCAATGTTGGAGGTGAAAACATCGTTGTAAATGAGAAAGATGAAGAATTTCCAAAGTCATGTGATGTGATTGAACAAGCCGTGAAATCAGCATTAAACAAGGATGGGACTTTTGAGACATCCATCAAAACAGaggttaccatgacaacagagTCTTCAGGAGAATCCGAAATGATTGCACCACTGAGctcaatcaaaataaaatcagaaccTGATTGA
- the LOC139126179 gene encoding uncharacterized protein: MSDFDALMLLKLCNCVTPERNASQTYFTVSAQIWTDFLPTLENGFDSRPVSWFCLTLFVAFPKTGISVNTWTSIQPLLPDGVEYIVEEGSPLLTATFLFGINRVLTENDKLHITLSRDSHVTLQEVLPGDSTSLSVGMYRLYLQVDPPHILLTFHLSDVTMDIEGEYDVRLRITQYDDVLIDSQGFAKFYVRVRQDHIRLKTSALKTSRQQQERRRYNHAKRNSRKRKRGQHRRRGRRSRQL, translated from the exons ATGTCCGACTTCGACGCGCTTATGCTACTGAAACTGTGCAACTGTGTGACGCCGGAACGCAATGCAAGCCAGACAT ATTTTACCGTCTCTGCACAGATTTGGACTGACTTTTTGCCGACTCTGGAAAATGGCTTTGACTCGCGGCCTGTATCCTGGTTCTGTTTGACTCTGTTTGTCGCGTTTCCTAAGACAG GAATATCGGTTAATACGTGGACGAGTATTCAGCCACTACTACCAGACGGTGTAGAGTATATAGTGGAGGAAGGATCGCCACTATTAACAGCGACCTTTCTGTTCGGTATCAACCGTGTTCTGACTGAGAATGATAAACTACACATCACCCTGTCACGTGATTCCCATGTCACTCTCCAAGAAGTGTTGCCAGGCGACAGCACGTCTCTCAGCGTTGGAATGTACAGACTTTACCTGCAAGTCGACCCTCCTCATATTTTActgacatttcatttaagtgATGTAACCATGGACATCGAGGGAGAGTATGACGTCAGATTACGAATAACGCAATACGATGACGTCCTCATAGATTCTCAAGGGTTCGCAAAATTCTACGTTAGAGTAAGacaag ATCACATTCGGTTAAAGACGTCAGCATTGAAGACTTCAAGACAGCAACAAGAACGACGACGTTACAATCATGCCAAAAGAAACAGTCGTAAGAGAAAACGTGGCCAGCATCGACGCAGAGGAAGAAGATCAAGACAGCTCTAG
- the LOC139126254 gene encoding uncharacterized protein: MTINTLQLAGLTLITAVCCHAFREIEQIALQTKDKTVIVALGKSTSVTMTMKMKVPMTDDVIFSGMVQIEDEDAEIPRHQRLSLDDDRCSQRYCIDFSSRKRKYSVTFSLMNVTMEDLGRYNVRLKVIQNLDIIAQGLGSFQLVLDEPEFGAKLPTKTLRLKPSGRRFEASIAETFEITMKLKTNVILDDELVTLATVEQNDRGTKLQVLHGSESDYNCSGGRCIEVVYKKKKVLVTYRIHSVDEDDFGSYEVRALLNDNGRLILEGVGTFELMQTT, encoded by the exons ATGACGATCAACACTTTGCAATTGGCTGGTTTGACGCTGATCACAGCAGTATGCTGCCACG CATTTAGAGAGATTGAGCAAATTGCACTGCAAACGAAGGACAAGACTGTAATCGTTGCTCTTGGCAAGTCCACCTCTGTTACCATGACGATGAAGATGAAAGTGCCAATGACAGATGACGTCATCTTTTCGGGAATGGTACAAATTGAAGATGAAGATGCTGAGATTCCTCGACATCAACGGCTGTCTCTTGATGACGATCGCTGTTCGCAGAGATATTGCATTGATTTTTCGTCAAGGAAGAGAAAATACAGTGTAACATTCAGTTTGATGAACGTAACGATGGAAGATCTTGGTCGATACAACGTGCGTCTTAAAGTAATTCAAAACCTAGATATAATTGCGCAAGGTTTGGGTAGCTTTCAACTGGTGCTAGACGAGCCAG AATTTGGCGCCAAACTCCCGACGAAGACATTGCGACTAAAACCAAGTGGTAGACGATTTGAAGCATCAATAGCCGAGACGTTTGAGATCACCATGAAACTGAAGACCAATGTCATATTGGATGACGAGCTCGTAACCTTGGCAACCGTTGAACAAAATGATAGAGGAACAAAGCTTCAAGTGTTACACGGATCAGAGTCTGACTACAACTGTTCTGGCGGTCGCTGTATTGAAGTTGTTTACAAGAAAAAGAAAGTTCTTGTAACTTACAGGATCCACAGTGTCGATGAGGATGACTTTGGTAGTTACGAAGTGAGGGCGTTGTTGAACGACAATGGACGTCTTATTCTTGAAGGTGTCGGGACATTTGAACTGATGCAAACGACATAG
- the LOC139126255 gene encoding uncharacterized protein, with translation MSIDLQRICLHIFILIGLDSITVHTTEISAECGSDVTLPCKYETPASPYTRTTIDWRMEKPNNEDPTLVTTSDFKVTGVVSKRYSALSDGSLTIQNVTFEDIGSYKCIVVFRLVEPIDGNGYRTEVDRAQLHVKSSIDQVLIYPKGITENRIRNRRQEPTLVCRADHSRLPAAKVLQWDFDNPGADPPTKKSYYEEHTSDGKMVVFSELTFRRPSKKRSIQWYNVSCSAVEEDEMIMTSSVQVYVDRRRVRLSRRRRRWGKSRRRKTTRARPRRRRRPRKEKGRRKQKRAERQRETT, from the exons ATGTCGATCGATCTTCAGAGAATTTGTCTCCATATATTCATTCTAATCG gGCTGGATAGCATCACAGTTCACACGACAGAGATATCAGCTGAATGTGGCAGTGACGTAACACTACCATGCAAGTATGAAACACCTGCCAGCCCATACACCAGAACGACGATTGATTGGAGAATGGAAAAACCAAACAACGAGGACCCAACCCTGGTGACAACGTCTGATTTTAAAGTCACTGGTGTAGTCAGCAAAAGATACAGTGCCCTGTCGGATGGCTCGTTAACAATACAGAATGTTACTTTTGAAGATATCGGGTCATATAAGTGTATAGTTGTCTTCAGGCTTGTTGAACCAATCGACGGCAATGGTTATCGCACTGAAGTAGACCGAGCTCAGCTTCACGTTAAAA GTTCAATCGACCAAGTCCTGATTTATCCCAAAGGAATCACAGAAAACAGAATCAGAAATAGGCGCCAAGAACCGACGCTAGTGTGCCGGGCAGATCATAGCAGGCTACCGGCGGCTAAAGTATTACAATGGGATTTTGACAACCCTGGGGCAGATCCTCCAACAAAGAAAAGCTATTATGAAGAGCATACTTCAGATGGAAAAATGGTTGTATTCAGTGAATTGACGTTCAGGAGACCAAGTAAAAAACGATCAATTCAGTGGTACAATGTGTCCTGTTCTGCCGTTGAGGAAGATGAAATGATAATGACGTCATCGGTTCAAGTGTACGTGGATCGGAGACGAG TTCGTCTGAGTAGGAGACGGAGACGGTGGGGGAAATCTAGACGAAGAAAGACGACGCGCGCGCGACCGAGGCGACGCAGGAGGCCACGAAAGGAGAAAGGGAGAAGAAAGCAGAAGAGAGCAGAAAGACAGCGTGAAACTACATGA